The genomic stretch GTTTTTAATCATTATGAGACAAATTGTCTCATTCCAGAGTGACTGTCTGGTCATCAAGATTTTTGACTATGAATAGTGACTTTGTCCTGAAACCCAACGATGTGGGAGTCAAATGTTATGGTGGTATGAAGCTTGAGTGTATTGGTCTTCGCGCCCCCTTCTATAAAACATGGAGTTTTGCATAGGTGTCcaggcatttttttaaatgtatagcaaTTTAATGGAAATGAGGGATACGAAAGGgtaaaaatagaaaagaaatccAATTTTGGGATGGGCACCAATACCCCCAACAATAACCAATGTTGGACTCACCCTACTCTCCATGTGGGAGAGGTACTTGATACTGTGCAGCCCCTGCAGCTTTGGTAGTGAAGAGAATTTTGTAAATTAGAAGCTGGATTTAAACAGCCTAATACAAACAAGACCAGAATCTCCAAGTTCTGAAGTCCAAGCAGAACAGTATGATTCGGTTACTACAGAATTAATGGGAACAAAGATACTCCTCCTTTAACTTTCTTTCACTCATCTTCACGTTAAGATAGTGTATAATCGGTTTTTGTTggattatgttttatgtattttttgaggttcagaaaaaaaattataggcattcaaatttattattaggAATTTTGTAAAACAGTTCCAGGAAATACTGATGAAGTTACTGAGTTATAGCGGAAATAacatttagtgaaataaaacttaaaaataaattacatgttcCTTATCAAACATACAATTCCTTCAGTTACGTTTCATATACATACCGGAGACAATTCTTTAGCCGTTTCACAAAAAACCTGATTTCACGTTGGttcaaattactattttaaaagactaaaattCCTCTTGGactaaaaaaatggttttttgttttttctgtcctcaggaagttttttttttattaggttgtGATTATTAGATAAAGAAAAATTAACCCAGCCAAAAAACTGATTGTGCCATTTTATACTTGAACACAATAATTAAGTATACTGATGTCACAAGTTAATAACTGATCACTAATGAAAATTATGTCTATGTTGTATGTCACATGTGGTCACATGAGGTTGGGCTACTACTAAGCTATACACGAAATTTCTTCCTGACTTTTAATCTTAGTAGACAACCAACTTGTACAACACAGACAGTGATGCCAAACGAGCCATGCAATGGAGGTAGCTAACATGTGACATCATGACATTACCTTGAATCACATCATACATGAATTAAGATATCGTTCATAGTAATCAATGCAACATCcaaaaattattcttcaaatttCTTTAACAATGTGTTTTGACAAATAGACAATAACTAAACATCAAGATAATTAGCATACCAACAGACTGATACAAAAGCTGTAACTTACCTTGCCTTCTAATTTCCAGTTAGAATACAAACGTGTGCTGCCCAACTAAGTAACTAAGTGAACGTGTTCTGGTTGATTACCACTAGAAATATAGTTTCAGTGAGTATGCAATTACAAAGATATCTACTTCATTTTCAAAGACTACATctctttcaatttaatttcagaaaacaatagattttaaaatattttatagcataaaGGCCATCATGATTTAGAGTCCTAAGGTTAGAACATTTTGTTCTGTCATCTGTTTTTTAATAGACAATAGgtgctaaatatataaaatgggtATATCAATCTGTTTCAATCAGAAATGCCtcagttttttattcaatattaacacAATGCTGAGTTGTAAAATCTGAACTCAGTACCTATCTAAAGTTGTAGTAGTACCTCTTtctttcttattacaaataaattcaatgtttgaTATTTCATATACTCAACTCCAGAATTATACATTAATGCAAACAAGTTGTACATTATAATATGATCACGATATAAAGACTTGAATTTGTGAACTCGActtaaaaaatttccaattccGAGTATAAGCTTCTAGTAGGGGAAGAAACTCAGAATTGAAGTAACCCAAAACAcctttattactataaaaaatacgCTTTGCGTGTCAACAAGCAATGAAAGACGTGAGGCGAGTAAGGCTCGTGAGTTATGTTGCGGAGTCGGCAATGGCAGCAGAGTCGAGAAGGTCACAGAGCGCGTGGCGAACTGCGACATGGCGGTTCACACTCCCCTTGCGCACGGAGGAATAGTCACAGTACGGACAGCGGAACTGAGGGGTGACACCACACTCCAGTCTCAGGTGTCTGGTCATGCTGCCCATGTGAGAGTAAACCTTCTGGCACTTGGGACAGGGGAACTTGGCCATCCCACCTGCAACATCGGGCTGTCAGTACACAGGGAGTCGTCAGGAGAGGGAACAAGATGTCAACACCAGACAGGAGTCAGTAGTGTGAACCTTGAGCTGTGAAGTAAGAATCAAGGGTATGACATGGCTTAACGAATAATTAAGATTCTCCACAGCAGTAGCAATAGACCATAAAAACAATAGAGGATGtggaaaattttaaaggaatgtaatatttcaaaagtgcaagGGCATTACAAAGAGTATAAAAAGaagatttaaatgtttcaaacaaaatctaaaattcaGGGTAAGGTAATTCTGTAACCAAAGTGAGCAAGTAGAAGAAACAGATAAATATGTGTAATCATACTATTTCTTCATAACAAAATCATTTAAGCTCAATCATTAATAATGATCAATTATTAATTGGAAACATGaaaaccaacaaaattcaatATCAAAACCCTGTTACTTTACATCCAGGTGTACAAATACAACTCACTTTTAACATTGTATCTACAAATAAATGTCAGCATAAAGTGAAAAGAAATAACAACTTGAATTCATCttagttttattaacaattcaatcactataaaaatattaatttaatctatattaactatgttataaatgattttgaaatgaCAGTATACATTCTTCATACTGATTTCTGCATATGAAATAAACACTTGTGTTTATACAGATTCACTGAGATTTACATTGGAATGAACGTACAACTTAAAATCTGATCCTAATACattttggtgtttttattaaaattttaatgtcaaCTTAACTCAtgaacataaatgaaataaaagaaaacgaTGACAGATCTCCGTCACACCCTGTGCTTGCGCATGTCAGGCGGCTCAGTGCGATCGGGATGTTTCATCTTGACGTGCAGCCTGACGCAGTTGTTCCGCTTGCTCTGGTAGTCACAGTAGGGACAGCGGAACTGCGGCGCACGCTGACACTCCAGCCGCAGGTGACGCGTCATGTTGTACAGTTGAGTGTAACTCTTGTGACACTGAGGGCAGGTGTGGCGAGCCTCCTCCCTCGGCGATATCGACCCTGCTGGGTACAAAGTCGTCGTGAAATACGAGTAACACACACAACATGCaagtaattaatttagtttttacgttttcTATTTAACTCTCTTCAGGTACTGTACAAGGTGTAACTGAATACATGTATCAAAGATGTAGAATGTCCTTCTAAATCATGTTATACCAAAAATGCACCCCTTCCAAGTTTATGCCCTACAACATTTGagaaattaatgttatttctattaataactttgctattatttaataaaatgatacaTACTAAgggatttatatatatttattggttgaAGCTGCAATGCTATGGCAGAACAGTTGCCTTTCTCCTCATACACAGCAACAGATCCAGGTCAGAGAAATGGCCTGAACAGAATCCCACGTGAGTACTTGATTTATCATGAATCAAGAACAGACATTTTCACCTCTGTACTTCATGTACAAGTAAAGCTACTATTCACTCATTTATTGAAAGTGCCAATCTTTTTGTCGGCAgcataaattattcttattaaattgAAGAAGAAGTCTTCTCCCAAAACATTGTAGAGTAAAAGTGGACTTTGGACTACTAAAGcctaaaaatttctatttttgttttattcatctCAATAGCACAGCTATTGTTATGAACAGTATACAGGGCATTTAGAAAAGAATGTCACAAACTTAGCACATAGGATGTGATAAACAgagaaaacctttaaaaaataattgtacgtTTTGCTTAAATATTAACACAATTGAGCCTTTTGAAAAAGTTACATATAGCAAAAAAATTAGTATagttacaaaaagtatacaaaacatcaactattttatatttattgttcctAATGGTCCTACTTTCAATTCAATCCGTTAGGGCATAAGGGAGCACGACCCCAGGTATGCTGGCATAAATCGGGAGCAACAGACatgtcaaaacagctgatgcctctcAAATGACAATAATGTTTGTTGCTCCCAGCTTATACAAGCATATGATTGAAGTAGTCATGTTTGCTTATGCTCTGATGGATTGATTTCCAGAAAAtactgttggaattgtaataataattgtaaaatatctggaatcttgtaaattttttataagtagtaagaaagttatttgatttaaaaaactttcaacaggcacaattttgttagtattaaaacAAGTTGTATAATTATAAGTTTTCCTCTATTCTATTTGTTTGGTATGTGTAGCTTCAATAGTCCTAGaggttatttttgtaaatatacaactTAACGGCCAATGGCTAAATGACACATTACTCTTCCTATGTTTATGTGATGAGAACTACCAGCCAGAAAAGTTTCTAACACccttttctgaacaccctgtatatatttattccaacTTTAAAAGGCTCTAGCTCTAACATagaaagtatttagaaaacaatttaaaaaaacaaaacatcttaTTTTGGTCCCTAGAAAATCACTGATATACGGTAGAAGTTTGTCATACAGATTCAGATACATCATGTATTATTTAGCCAGATAATAGGAAAAAATATCATACACCTTCTAATGGTaaaattataacaacattttcaaacaattcaGTTTGAGAAAGGCAACAACATACAATAAGTGGTACTTTCCCTGTATTTTGTAGGATAATAACTTTTCTGATTGACCCTATCACAAACTGTTAGCACCataattttggctttttaaatcttttaactaTATTACACAAAACCTTCTCCAGATATGCCGAGCATGATCTGATCAATAGAGAATTTGTTGAGGAtttcataagttaagagtttattTTGATAGAATTAAAATGACCGTCCACTCGAGACATTTACAATGTGCATGCTAAAATATTGTGGAAGAAGTGCTACCTTGAAATACAAGAAGGAACACTGAAAACGCTAGATAGTTTgtacacaaaacatataaatGCTTACAGGGGGAACAGGAAGGCTGTATGACTAAAGATTTATCTTCAGTTTGTGagaagaaataataaatgaatttgatggcaaataatatatttatcagtaatacattttaaaatatacagagtcATAAATATAATGAAGATCTATTCATAATTTTCCAGAGGACTAGGATTTGTCTGAGTTGTGGATGTAGAGCACATGTTTGGCCAGATTGTCACGCCGCTTGGAGCGGTGAGGGCAGACAGGACACTGGTACATCTTGTGGCCACCACACTCGTGGCGGTGACGGAGCAGCGAGTTACGCCACTTGTAGTCACGTCCACAATGTCTGCACTTGTAGCGACTGGTGGCAGCGTCCCAGCCATCCATCACCTTCGTGTCACTTGCCAACGCACCTGTCTCACCACGTACATACTTTTGAAAGAAAAcgaagattttataaaaaatcgtttaaaaaatgATAACCAAAGTTT from Homalodisca vitripennis isolate AUS2020 chromosome 2, UT_GWSS_2.1, whole genome shotgun sequence encodes the following:
- the LOC124356147 gene encoding longitudinals lacking protein-like encodes the protein MDGWDAATSRYKCRHCGRDYKWRNSLLRHRHECGGHKMYQCPVCPHRSKRRDNLAKHVLYIHNSDKS